One stretch of Thermococcus sp. DNA includes these proteins:
- the pyrI gene encoding aspartate carbamoyltransferase regulatory subunit, translated as MAELKVTAIREGTVIDHIPAGKGLKVIEILRLNRPNGGVLLLASNVHSGKLGRKDIVKIEGRFLSEEEVNKIALIAPTATVNIVRDYKVAEKFKVEIPDEISGILRCANPNCVSNHEYTVSKFHVVSREPLKVRCHYCERTMEEEEILGNL; from the coding sequence ATGGCCGAGCTCAAGGTTACCGCCATCAGAGAGGGAACCGTCATAGACCACATCCCGGCAGGAAAGGGGCTGAAGGTCATCGAGATACTCCGCCTCAACAGGCCGAACGGCGGCGTCCTCCTTCTCGCCTCGAACGTCCACAGCGGAAAGCTCGGAAGAAAGGACATCGTCAAGATAGAGGGCAGGTTCCTGAGCGAGGAGGAGGTCAACAAGATAGCACTCATCGCCCCGACGGCCACCGTCAACATAGTGCGGGACTACAAGGTGGCCGAGAAGTTCAAGGTTGAGATTCCCGACGAGATAAGCGGAATCCTCCGCTGTGCCAATCCAAACTGCGTCAGCAACCACGAGTACACCGTCTCAAAGTTCCACGTCGTCTCCCGGGAGCCCCTAAAGGTGCGCTGCCACTACTGCGAGAGAACGATGGAAGAAGAGGAGATACTGGGCAACCTATGA
- the pyrB gene encoding aspartate carbamoyltransferase — MDWKGRDVISVRDFSKEDIEFVLEVAERLEAELREKGSLEYAKGKILATLFFEPSTRTRLSFESAMHRLGGSVIGFSSAASTSVKKGESLADTIKTVEQYSDVIVIRHSMEGAARLAAEVAEIPVINAGDGSNQHPTQTLLDLYTIKRAFGRIDGLTIGLLGDLKYGRTVHSLAEALAFYDVELYLISPELLRMPRHIVEELRERGVKVHETTDLEGTIPELDVLYVTRIQRERFPDEQEYLKVKGSYQVNCAVLKKAKASLRIMHPLPRVDEIHPEVDRTEHALYFRQVFSGVPVRMALLGLTLGVL; from the coding sequence ATGGACTGGAAAGGACGCGACGTGATAAGCGTTAGGGACTTCTCGAAGGAGGACATCGAGTTTGTTTTGGAAGTCGCTGAGAGGCTTGAGGCAGAGCTCAGGGAGAAAGGCTCGCTCGAATATGCGAAGGGAAAAATCCTCGCGACGCTCTTCTTCGAGCCGTCAACGAGAACCCGCTTAAGCTTTGAGAGCGCCATGCACCGCCTCGGCGGCTCGGTCATAGGATTCTCTTCCGCCGCCAGCACGAGCGTCAAGAAGGGCGAAAGCTTGGCAGACACCATAAAGACCGTCGAGCAGTACAGCGACGTAATAGTCATACGCCATTCCATGGAGGGGGCGGCGAGGCTGGCCGCGGAGGTTGCCGAGATACCGGTGATCAACGCAGGGGACGGCAGCAACCAGCACCCAACCCAGACCCTCCTCGACCTTTACACGATAAAGCGCGCTTTCGGGAGGATTGACGGCCTCACTATAGGCCTGCTCGGCGACCTCAAGTATGGAAGAACCGTCCACAGCCTGGCGGAAGCCCTGGCCTTCTACGACGTCGAGCTGTACCTGATTTCACCGGAGCTCCTGCGGATGCCGAGGCACATAGTTGAAGAGCTCAGGGAGAGGGGTGTGAAGGTTCACGAGACGACCGACCTGGAGGGGACGATTCCGGAGCTGGACGTTCTCTACGTCACCAGGATCCAGCGTGAGCGCTTCCCTGACGAGCAGGAGTACCTCAAGGTCAAGGGCAGCTACCAGGTCAACTGCGCGGTTCTAAAGAAGGCCAAGGCAAGCCTCAGGATAATGCATCCCCTCCCGAGGGTCGACGAGATACACCCAGAGGTCGACAGAACGGAGCACGCGCTCTACTTCAGGCAGGTCTTCTCCGGAGTTCCCGTGAGGATGGCCCTCCTCGGACTGACTCTGGGGGTGCTGTGA